The Argiope bruennichi chromosome 9, qqArgBrue1.1, whole genome shotgun sequence nucleotide sequence CATTGAGCTTCGAGTTTCATCCTAAAAACAACACAGCATTATCAAATTACTGAACAAATTAGGACTCAAACAAATATAAACAGTTATTAAGTATgcaaacaaacttttaaaataaattataaattaaaaaaaaaaaacacccattttattttttttatatgcaaaatgaaGATTCggacaaaatatatttcaataaataaatattgaaataaaaaaaaaatcaagaagaaaatgttttgtataaaagAGGGGTTTGTAACatccaattttaatgaaattaatctgAACTCTCctagatatcattgaaaagaatgTCGCTTTCGAATGACTTATTTGCAATTTTCtactctttctttaaaaaaaaaaaaaaaaaaaaaaaaaaaaaatcaatgtgcacagcttaaaaattaaacataactcATTCTaccaaaaatacttaaatttttttttaaaaaaattgatgaaaattgttccagatgattaaatgaaaatagatttctaggtctttaaaattaattcaagtatATAAACtcaattctttgtatttttaaataatctttgtttatccattttttttttttttttttacagttcttaataaatcTTGAACAcaatatatttcctaaaataattaaaagcgaTGTAACTTCCTTAGGTAATTGAAAACAGGAAAACAAAAACCTTAAACaggatttgaaaattattcagattattataataatgcttaatattaatttaacaatagaataatgaataattttattgataatattaataaagaaattacatgcaattttgaattaatgaaaaaattataaaaaaaatcaccgatACAAAGtagaataattcatttgattaaaacatgcatttcagtaaaaaattttttgaaggctGTTCCAAGCTGCATTCATTGTTTAAACTGATACatgaattaatttcatctttagaaatccaaaatttacCTTTACTTGGGGCATATTTTCTGGACCACTGTATATTTTACTGACGAAAACTTCAGGACAATCTTGAAGTGGATGATGATTACGGGTATAATATTGTTTGTAAGAACAATATACAGGTACAGGCTGTGGAGGAATATGAGGAATTCGAGAAGATGAATTCTCTCTTAAAACAGACGTCTCATGAACTTCCCTAGTGCTTTTTTGAGGCATCTCTTCTTGaatcatattttcatattgtCGGCTTTTTCTCAGCTGAGTCAGTTTCTCCATTGAAGTAGAATACTGTACAAGGATCTTTTGCTCTTCTGGAGTATGAATAGAGGGGCTCGGAGACATCGGCGTTTGGTCTTCAGAGGCAGGTTTTGCAATATATGATGTGTTTTTGCGTATTACAGATGTTGGAATCGCACATGGGTGTATCCTTTTAGTCACTTTAGATTTAGATCTCactgaaaaaatttgtttacattgttatacaaaatgctatatataatatttccatctgaattcattttttaatgaataaattctttttaacaaataaaaaagtgcaaatacaataaaagaatattcacaTAACACAAAGAGctttatggattaaaaaaaatacatatatatatgatttcagattttatacattttttaaggcAGTTTTATCCTTTTACatatacaattattttgatttaaaagcttaacattaaaaatttgcttttaaggTATGCGTTGTGTATTTAATCAAAACCCAAAACcttaagaaaaatttaactataaaattatgaagatatacacattgatataaattatttgattttgaaatcaacataggatttaaaaaatgacagtttAGTCacttaaaagataagaaaaaatttaattataaaagtgagGGAATTTGCATATGCGGAATTTTATCCTCAGTTCTgtatcttcttttttaattaatgagcATAAGAACTaagttttgaaaagtttaaatactAACACAAATTTTCACATCGCCTTCTGCTTCCTTCAGCGACCAACTGATAGTCTCGATGAAATTTTTCTGGACACTTTAACTGCTTAACATAGGGACTCAGTTTGTATAACGCAGCCCTGAAGCGCTGCTTGGCGCACATGAAGTAATTTTTTCCTTCAGGCTTGAAATGGCCTTTAAGTCTGTCCCAATCCTACAAAATAAAACATGCAGataaaagctttcaaaattttgaaataataaatcattttcaaatataaatataatattcattagagaatatgaatttataaacagcattttaatggatataaattatacttttcaaaaGAATGGCATAAACACACcaagaatctataaatatttcgtTGATATCGTTTAGtaacataatattaaaacttttaccaATAGGGTGCATTTTAAACAACCcaagcaaattgaaatttttaaattaacatttacgatatattttactttttgatgttttaatgaatgttaaataaattaattacgaGCATTATCCTGtgtgcttaaatttttatatatgttttgattcCATTGCTTCCTATTCTGATAGCTTTTTTTCTGAAGAGCATCCTTTTCTATCCttagcataataaaaaaataaaatttttaattaaaaactttttttaaaatgatgacagaaccataaaataaatttttcataatcttCAATTCAGTACCACATGATATCCCCtcattcagaattaaaatttagttaaaataaatcaactaaCTGATAATTAAGAATTGGGAATACTTAAAGATATTACAGCCACTGGATACACttaactgtacaaaatttcagaattgcaTTAAGAAgccaacgaaaaaaaaaattacaaaattctatctttacaaacatttaaacaattcaaaataagtGAAAAGATGTAATAGTTTGGTAATAAAAATAAGGTTCATATCTGTTAGTCACATTCATTAATTCCATTAGGAATCCTTCAATCAAGATTTCACTGAcagaaatcttatatttattattgttgttgaatTGTAATAAACTATACAAATTTTATAcctaaaattaagaataaataatttaatgaataaatatattttttggttataatttctttaaaaaaaaaaaatgtttttaaagaaatcgcATTTCTTCTAGTTTTAATAAttcctaacattttttttaaaatttttaataatttctctatgtgtgtgtgtgtgtgtgtgcatgcacAAACATCTTGACGTTATTTGATTTAtagaattcattctttaaaattcattcttaaaagaactaatgaaattaggaaagaaaGCAAATAGCAGTGAAACTATTATTAGTGAAGTTTGCTATTATTTTTCCTCTAAggctttacttttaaaattacatgatGCTATAAGATTCTAACTCCCATAagtagcaaaaaaataataaatgcaagataTCTTGAAGacaaaaggctttaaaaattcttttcactatatttctataattaaaataatgcatatccCCAATTTTAAGTTTACTAGTGAGGTTTGTATTCTCTTCCACAGATAACAAATATTAAAGCTAAATATCGACCTAGAATCCAGTTTTTGATATTACAGAACGTGTAGGGaccattaaaattaagaaatagtgTAATTAAatctacatttcaaaaattcaaactaaattagAGAGTGTGACTACACTATTTAACTGTTACAGGACTTAAACTATAACTACAGTACTCCATTACATAAACTGACAGCTACCATGTCTTAGAAACTTTTGCTAAGAGTTTTCACCACAACTCGGATTTTCATTCTATTTCTAGAGtcataactaaaatttatacCTGGAAAACAATTGTGTCCTCGGATTGCCATTTCGCAGCATTTTTGTGACTCCAATAGATCCTAAAAATCCCCTTCTCTTTGTTCAACCAATACAATTTACTTTTATATGTCCCAGAATTAAGAGCTGGTATAATATAATCATCAAGAAGTCGTCTCCTCATACGTGTCATCTCTTTCAACactgtaacaaaaatatatatttagaaatttttctattctatagTATAACAAATGCTATacactatataatattttattttttgtacatttctcACAAAATCACCCATATCTTTATTAACACTTTTGGAATGGATGAAATCAGAAAAAAGTGTTCCCATAGAATGAAACCTGGCAAGCACCAACTCTGTTTATAACAACTGGACCCTTTTCTTCAGCTAAGGCCAATGcgcataaaaattttttgaaaagttagataatagattttattttcatttataataaaaaattaaaattcttgttatttaatcttaaaaataaagatcTAAATGTATTATCATAGaaagtgcctatatttaaattattgatgcaGATCCTAATTAAAATATCCACTAGAATATTCAATCCCAAATGAGAAGTTACTAATAACCACTTCAAAATGAGCACACATCTTTATATACAATAACATGCATTTCTCGTCATATTTGCAATTCAATTACAAATAGATGCAAGTCCAATCTATTCTAGTAGAGAAGCCAATCTTTCAAACTAACAGGAGCTACATATTAGGCCCTTTTATCGTGACTCGTTTTCCTGAGTCTGTGCTACATTGTTTGAAGTCGTTCGGACTCGTGGACCTGGTTTGATGTTACTGTTGACCAGGTGggataagtcacaacaacaaacTAACAGGATCAGTCTTTTCAAATAAACATGGATCATAATGCCACCTGTAGGAGGGAACCATTTTGTTCCAAAAGCACAAAGCATTTGCGAATCGATaatcattcagaaaattttttacgATAATGCAAGGATGCTGCATTCAGTTCTAAGGAAAATAGAGAACAAATGTCCAGAAAggggttaataaaaaaattaagaagagcttgtagaaaaaaaaaaaaatattgctcaaCAACAGaagcacaaataattttaatgctatatgtttttctataaataattcagaaaataaataccaGAGCTTCATTATGCTAAACATACTCCTCTACTTTTCTCTCCTACAAGTTcaagaataataatttgtatttcatgTAAGACGAAGATTAAATGTTAAAAGCCTTTCACAGCATTAATCTTATAAGgaataaatactataattttaacaataagatACCTGATAATtattatacacaaaataaaattaaaatttacaaaataaagtagATGTACTATTCAGAAGATACATTTCTTGAACTAGGAAATTTTACCGTACAAGATGTATTACCCAATAAAATAATAGAAGGttcagtttttaattagtaaCCGAGCACACTGTTAATAAGATTActttataaatctttcaaaaacagcattcatatatataaactataagtATATGTAgacattttcttatcaaaatagtaaataaatatttattaagtgcATCGTGCACATAATACCAACCTTTAATGCactatgcaagaaaaaaaaaaaaaaaagatttttatttcatgttttacaaACTAATATTACACAGGACAATCATTATACAATTCAATATATCCTTATCTATAAGATTAAAACATACCTATTTAATTTCTATGGTTAGTTACAACACAAAcagacaatactttttttaaaaaaataatgcttcgaCATTACAAATGAACAGCATAATGACAGATATAAGCATTGAATCacgtttgaaattatatatatcttcaCTACACTGAATGttgataacaaattttaaaaataattttctttcaaacaaattacatcaaaaagcaataaaatcatacgactattttcaatgatatattaaCATAAGATAGCTTTTCCAAACAATGAATTCAATTTGTCATCTGAAAATTACATATAATCCTTAAATTATTACACAttagaacaacaacaacaaaaaaaaaaaatggtttcttatATTCTCCCAggatatgcattttcaaaatatatatatataacaaaccaaaggattaaaatttatcagaattccACATTTCAATttactaaacaaaaattttaaaacaattatttaaaatcaataatat carries:
- the LOC129984196 gene encoding interferon regulatory factor 7-like isoform X2 — its product is MVLKEMTRMRRRLLDDYIIPALNSGTYKSKLYWLNKEKGIFRIYWSHKNAAKWQSEDTIVFQDWDRLKGHFKPEGKNYFMCAKQRFRAALYKLSPYVKQLKCPEKFHRDYQLVAEGSRRRCENLLRSKSKVTKRIHPCAIPTSVIRKNTSYIAKPASEDQTPMSPSPSIHTPEEQKILVQYSTSMEKLTQLRKSRQYENMIQEEMPQKSTREVHETSVLRENSSSRIPHIPPQPVPVYCSYKQYYTRNHHPLQDCPEVFVSKIYSGPENMPQVKDETRSSMYNADEDTCSGILNLSVKSDVSDAPSR
- the LOC129984196 gene encoding interferon regulatory factor 7-like isoform X3 → MTRMRRRLLDDYIIPALNSGTYKSKLYWLNKEKGIFRIYWSHKNAAKWQSEDTIVFQDWDRLKGHFKPEGKNYFMCAKQRFRAALYKLSPYVKQLKCPEKFHRDYQLVAEGSRRRCENLLRSKSKVTKRIHPCAIPTSVIRKNTSYIAKPASEDQTPMSPSPSIHTPEEQKILVQYSTSMEKLTQLRKSRQYENMIQEEMPQKSTREVHETSVLRENSSSRIPHIPPQPVPVYCSYKQYYTRNHHPLQDCPEVFVSKIYSGPENMPQVKDETRSSMYNADEDTCSGILNLSVKSDVSDAPSR